From one Pseudomonas sp. B21-048 genomic stretch:
- a CDS encoding non-ribosomal peptide synthetase, whose amino-acid sequence MTSTPLHLASPGQQALWQFHQLNPASHAYNMVAARELRADLDAATLCAAFTRVVEHCETLHCGYREVDGQLWMLRPEQIQVSATWECLDDLDAAGVKAWIEHHADQPFDLASANICRLRLLRNQGRLYLCMAAHHISGDFLSVEWMLKLTFAAYHAQVTGEPLVLPEPGLYFEWLNDHRELLEDSKLASLASYWQAQLGGAPAALELTPDRPRPRTPDYEGDEFELLLSESQSSHLRTMADTHHVSLFVLLAGLFQVFMHRCSDQDDFLIGTPTMDRHKAKYKNLMGFTLNSLPLRARFEHNPTLADCLRDIAQQMREGLRHRRYPAVRMQEDVGNGPLFRCMLTYMPSRRDEQFGEYSVQEHLFTQRGAANDLNLRWQDDGAQLLAQWRYRTDLFDAQRIARLAEDFVWFAGKAQQMPEARVSDLPACPPSAASRCLGLNNQPAFATAVEAFEHQVRTHRDRTALSDANGSLTYAELDQAAEALAQQLRSAGTGTGQIVALALPRGRMLMTAMLASWKLGAAYLCLDPALPESRRQQLLDNSAASVLIGPDQTVRCLAQGTGVAPMNAAPAHPQQLAYLIYTSGSTGTPKAVRVTQGNLIHYVDGVMQSLALSENASLTALASVAADLGYTAWFGALLTGRTLRLIDEQLAADPEELAQSLAAAPVDCLKIVPSHLNALLAVADPQRLLPRQCLVLGGEGLDLTLVKRLQALSPGCRIVNHYGPTETTVGCLTQAVNESDDTFSGFAPIGAPLANVNVHVLDRYLDPMPLGSAGELYIGGPGVADGYLGQPGLTAERFIPNPFSGVGQRLYRTGDRARLLPSGVVEFLGRIDDQVKIRGFRVEPGEIEACLRACDGVREAVVVARTLGDNDAAKLIAYLVPDTGLDREQLRRQLAAQLPEPMLPSLYVELTELPRLANGKVDRHNLPAPEQSQRQNTLDIAPRDPVEALLMELWCALLGKSSLSIHDDFFALGGDSILALQLIAGARKAQLKFTPKHFFAHPTIAQLAATLDSPLKHLEAQLTALWRDVLQRTDLGREDDFFALGGDSIIALQLIAKARKQGLRFSPKELFAHPRIEALASLINCRAPAVAAPVPQAPANPPAVFSLSPIEREALNALAGTGLEDAYPLSPLQKGLLFHSLLEGGNGVYVNQLHAELQGPLEPARYLAAWRDTFSAHPLMRTGILWQGLEEPLQGVYRDLHLPVQQLDWSTLDETQRQQAMADYCQADRALGFDPQRPPLQRIALIHLDEQRTWLVWSRHHLIADGWSSVMLMEEILARYNGIAVDTRPPYRDYIDWLAAQPDAQSQAYWQQRLASFEGAGSLPVLSPAESAATAVYCTRSLQLSEAQTTALNTLGKNTRVTLNTLIQAAWGLLLARYNNQPDVMFGVTSSGRPGDLPDAGQMLGVFINTLPLRLQVDSGLTLGDYLHQVQAISVAMREHEQTPLAEILRQHPRGAGLFDTLLVFQNLPALGERQLQSGELTLKVMDNLEQTSYGLTVEALPGRRLEVLFSADARRLPVESLQALIDHLHRLLLAMDTAPGTRLEQLSIMTADERARLLDWGTHRAGYSLEDSWEQRVAAQVAAHPQRWVARCAEQSLTYAQLWQRSDVMARGLQALGAQPDQPIALLVDRGIDWLCLMVATLRAGCAWLALEPSQPPARWQQVLARLEQPMVICAPEYAERLASVYQGKHALPHDLVEMSALGRLPQQPARQDQLAYVLFTSGSTGQPKGVMVTRAGMLNNMLAKLEPLGLNQNDVIAQTAPACFDISVWQALTAPLFGACVEIIGDSVVRDPQALLQVLRTRHVSLFEPVPALLQAMLESQADQPVSLPELRWVLPTGEALPVATTQQWFSHYPHIPLMNAYGPAECSDDVAFQPLRNAPDQGTSVAIGRPTANAELYVLGHDLQPLPNGVVGELAIGGIGVSRGYLADPSRTAASFIPNPFGEAGSRLYLSGDLARWGDDGVLQYFGRKDFQLKLRGFRIEPGEIEAHLERHPDILRAMVSLQRLDSSEMLVGHWQGRHGHALTDAALAQFVRDGLPAYMVPSLWVQMDSWPQNANGKIDRKALPAPTLDSVEVDPPSSANEHVLAELWAALLPAQRLGRNSHFFEAGGHSLLATRLIARIRQRCGLELALRSVFDAPLLWQQAQCLDALAAQPVNAATSAPVLHPVERQVHMPLSLSQHRLWMIDRLHGPSAAYNMAATLSLQGALDMSVLRATFNALLERHEVLRTAYSDIDGEPVSLIVPHLELDVPLRDVSHLDAGQRQAVADQESLNNLRRPFDLAQAPLIRARVLKLDAHQHLLFLGLHHMVADGWSVGVLINELSHVYTALHADKDPQLAPLPVQYADYAHWQRECLQGPSLDHEVTFWQEQLRGAPPVLALPTDWPRPALADARGAAKALEIPAPLLARLEALALAEGVTLYMVLLSTFELLLHHLIGNDELLLGTDVAGRDDASLEGLIGFFVNVLPLRSRRMSNERFSDFLGRTRDTCLQAFEHQALPFDRIVEALQVPRDRSRNPLVQALFVLQNTPQADFAIPGLQVRQQPPAERTSKFDMALFLERQGDVMRGDWVYARALFKGERIEALIRAWLNLLQQVVEQPHAALSHFTVTLPSVESSALANSPSPSSKLDKLKKMPARATAPKPLIRTAALLPGREFPLMIEPCVPDLDPVGWAQSSRDLIDTLLCQHAGLLFRGFALDDAKAFEAFAEAIHPGLFGGYGDLPKKEGGRNIYRSTPYPEREMILFHNESSHLPRSPRKQWFFCEQPSPVGGATPIVDCRELYRRLPTALAARFESKGLLYVRTFTERLDVNWREFFKTEDRDEVEAQCRASGTEFSWLANDELQTRTRCPAVIHHPLSGERSFFNQIQLHHTFCLDPQVREDLLRMVGQERMPRQVYFGDGSPIDPETMALIGRLYEECAVRFDWQQGDVIMLDNLLAAHARDPFEGPRKIVVAMGDLHEPAHLANYNNAMELQD is encoded by the coding sequence ATGACGTCCACCCCCTTACACCTGGCCAGCCCCGGCCAGCAGGCTCTATGGCAGTTTCACCAACTCAACCCGGCCAGTCATGCCTATAACATGGTTGCCGCTCGCGAGCTGCGGGCGGACCTGGACGCCGCCACACTGTGCGCGGCCTTCACACGCGTCGTCGAACACTGCGAAACGCTGCATTGCGGCTATCGGGAAGTGGATGGGCAACTGTGGATGTTGCGCCCCGAACAGATCCAGGTCAGTGCAACCTGGGAGTGCCTCGACGACCTCGACGCGGCAGGGGTCAAGGCGTGGATCGAGCATCATGCCGACCAGCCGTTCGACCTCGCATCGGCAAACATCTGTCGCTTGCGGCTGCTGCGCAATCAAGGTCGTCTGTATTTATGCATGGCGGCGCACCACATCAGCGGCGACTTCCTGAGCGTTGAATGGATGCTCAAGCTGACCTTCGCCGCCTACCATGCCCAAGTCACCGGCGAACCGCTGGTCTTGCCAGAGCCAGGCCTGTACTTCGAATGGTTGAACGATCACCGTGAGCTACTGGAAGACAGCAAGCTCGCCTCGCTCGCCAGTTACTGGCAGGCGCAACTCGGTGGGGCGCCCGCAGCCCTGGAATTGACACCGGACCGCCCTCGCCCGCGCACCCCCGACTACGAAGGCGACGAATTCGAATTACTGCTCAGTGAGTCCCAGAGCAGCCATCTGCGCACCATGGCCGACACCCATCATGTCAGCCTGTTTGTGTTACTGGCCGGGCTGTTTCAGGTGTTCATGCATCGCTGCAGCGACCAGGACGACTTCCTGATCGGCACGCCGACCATGGACCGGCACAAAGCCAAATACAAAAACCTGATGGGCTTTACGCTCAACAGCCTGCCGCTGCGCGCTCGTTTCGAGCACAACCCGACCCTGGCCGATTGTCTGCGCGACATCGCGCAACAAATGCGTGAAGGCTTGCGTCATCGCCGTTATCCAGCGGTGCGCATGCAGGAAGACGTCGGTAACGGCCCATTGTTTCGCTGCATGCTGACCTACATGCCCAGCCGCCGCGACGAGCAATTCGGCGAGTACAGCGTGCAAGAGCATCTGTTCACCCAACGTGGCGCGGCCAACGACCTCAACCTGCGCTGGCAGGACGACGGCGCCCAATTGCTCGCGCAATGGCGCTATCGCACCGACCTGTTCGATGCGCAGCGTATCGCCCGTCTGGCCGAAGATTTCGTCTGGTTTGCCGGCAAGGCTCAGCAGATGCCCGAGGCGCGGGTCAGCGACCTGCCGGCCTGTCCGCCCTCAGCGGCATCGCGCTGTCTGGGGTTGAACAACCAGCCTGCCTTTGCAACCGCTGTCGAAGCATTCGAACACCAGGTACGCACGCACCGCGATCGAACTGCCCTGAGCGACGCCAACGGTTCGCTCACTTACGCCGAGCTGGACCAGGCGGCCGAAGCATTGGCACAACAGCTGCGTAGCGCCGGAACAGGCACAGGCCAGATTGTCGCCCTGGCCCTGCCCCGGGGCCGCATGCTGATGACGGCCATGCTGGCCAGCTGGAAACTGGGCGCGGCTTATCTGTGCCTGGACCCGGCATTGCCTGAATCCCGACGTCAGCAGTTGCTCGATAACAGCGCTGCCAGCGTACTGATCGGCCCCGATCAAACCGTGCGCTGCCTGGCCCAAGGCACAGGCGTCGCTCCCATGAATGCCGCGCCTGCCCACCCTCAACAACTGGCCTACCTGATTTACACCTCAGGCTCCACAGGCACGCCAAAAGCCGTGCGCGTGACCCAGGGCAACCTGATTCACTACGTCGACGGGGTGATGCAGAGTCTGGCACTGAGCGAAAACGCCAGCCTGACAGCCTTGGCCAGCGTGGCCGCGGACCTGGGTTACACCGCCTGGTTTGGCGCGCTGTTGACCGGACGAACCCTGCGCCTGATCGATGAACAACTGGCCGCTGACCCCGAAGAGCTGGCGCAAAGCCTGGCCGCCGCGCCAGTCGATTGCCTGAAGATCGTACCGTCGCACCTCAACGCCCTGCTCGCGGTCGCCGACCCACAGCGTCTGCTCCCGCGCCAATGCCTGGTGCTGGGCGGCGAAGGCCTGGACCTGACGCTGGTAAAGCGCCTGCAAGCGTTGTCGCCGGGCTGCCGGATCGTTAACCATTACGGCCCCACAGAAACCACCGTCGGCTGCCTGACTCAAGCAGTGAACGAGTCTGACGATACTTTTTCAGGTTTTGCACCGATTGGCGCGCCACTGGCCAATGTCAACGTTCACGTGCTCGATCGCTACCTGGACCCGATGCCACTGGGCAGCGCCGGCGAGCTCTATATCGGTGGCCCGGGCGTTGCCGATGGTTACCTGGGGCAACCCGGTCTCACCGCTGAGCGGTTCATCCCCAACCCGTTCAGTGGCGTGGGTCAGCGCCTTTATCGCACCGGTGACCGTGCACGACTGCTGCCTTCAGGCGTCGTAGAGTTCCTTGGACGTATTGATGATCAAGTGAAGATCCGTGGCTTTCGCGTTGAGCCAGGGGAAATCGAAGCGTGCCTCAGGGCCTGTGATGGCGTGCGCGAGGCGGTCGTGGTGGCCCGGACATTGGGCGACAACGATGCCGCAAAACTGATCGCTTACCTGGTGCCGGACACCGGGCTGGATCGCGAACAGTTGCGCCGGCAACTGGCGGCGCAACTGCCTGAGCCGATGTTACCGAGCCTGTATGTCGAACTGACCGAACTGCCGCGCCTGGCAAACGGTAAAGTCGATCGACACAACCTGCCCGCCCCGGAACAGAGTCAGCGACAAAACACGCTGGACATCGCCCCCCGCGATCCGGTCGAAGCGTTGTTGATGGAACTGTGGTGCGCCCTGCTCGGCAAGTCCTCGCTGTCGATCCACGATGATTTCTTCGCCTTGGGCGGCGACTCGATCCTGGCCCTGCAATTGATCGCCGGCGCGCGCAAGGCACAACTCAAGTTCACACCCAAGCACTTCTTCGCTCACCCCACCATTGCGCAACTGGCTGCCACACTGGATTCGCCCCTCAAGCATTTGGAAGCGCAATTAACCGCCCTGTGGCGTGATGTCCTGCAACGTACTGATCTGGGCCGCGAGGACGATTTTTTCGCCTTGGGAGGGGACTCAATCATCGCCCTGCAATTGATTGCAAAGGCACGCAAGCAAGGCCTGCGATTCAGTCCAAAAGAGCTTTTCGCCCACCCGCGCATCGAAGCGCTGGCCAGCCTGATCAATTGCCGCGCACCGGCGGTGGCCGCTCCGGTGCCTCAAGCGCCGGCGAATCCACCGGCGGTTTTCTCCCTTAGCCCTATCGAACGCGAGGCGCTCAACGCCCTGGCCGGTACCGGACTGGAGGATGCCTATCCGCTTTCGCCGCTGCAAAAAGGGCTGTTGTTTCACAGTCTGCTGGAGGGCGGCAATGGCGTTTATGTCAACCAGCTGCACGCCGAATTGCAAGGCCCGCTGGAGCCTGCGCGCTACCTGGCCGCGTGGCGCGATACCTTTTCCGCGCATCCATTGATGCGTACCGGGATCCTCTGGCAGGGCCTGGAGGAACCCCTGCAAGGGGTCTATCGCGACCTGCACTTGCCGGTACAACAACTGGACTGGAGCACACTCGATGAGACCCAACGCCAGCAAGCCATGGCCGATTACTGCCAGGCTGACCGCGCGCTGGGTTTCGATCCGCAGCGTCCACCCTTGCAACGCATCGCACTGATCCACCTCGACGAGCAGCGTACATGGCTGGTGTGGAGCCGCCATCACCTGATCGCCGATGGCTGGAGTTCGGTGATGTTGATGGAAGAGATACTCGCCCGCTACAACGGCATCGCGGTCGACACCCGGCCACCCTACCGCGACTATATCGACTGGCTCGCCGCGCAACCGGACGCCCAGAGCCAGGCTTACTGGCAGCAGCGCCTGGCAAGCTTCGAAGGCGCAGGGTCCCTGCCCGTCCTGAGCCCTGCGGAAAGCGCGGCAACAGCGGTTTACTGCACCCGCAGCCTGCAACTCAGCGAAGCGCAAACCACCGCGTTGAACACCCTCGGGAAAAACACCCGGGTCACCCTCAATACGCTGATACAAGCGGCCTGGGGTTTGCTGCTGGCGCGCTACAACAACCAGCCTGACGTCATGTTCGGTGTCACCAGCAGCGGGCGGCCGGGTGATCTGCCAGATGCCGGGCAGATGCTCGGCGTATTCATCAACACGCTGCCGCTGCGTCTGCAGGTTGACTCCGGGTTGACCCTGGGCGACTACCTGCATCAGGTCCAGGCAATCAGCGTCGCCATGCGCGAACATGAGCAAACGCCGCTGGCCGAAATCCTTCGGCAGCACCCACGAGGCGCCGGACTGTTCGACACGCTGCTGGTGTTCCAGAATCTGCCGGCCCTGGGTGAGCGGCAACTGCAATCCGGTGAATTGACGCTCAAGGTCATGGATAACCTTGAGCAGACCAGTTACGGCCTCACGGTCGAGGCCCTGCCCGGACGCCGCCTGGAGGTGCTTTTCAGCGCCGACGCCCGACGTCTGCCGGTCGAATCGCTGCAAGCGCTGATCGATCATCTGCACCGGCTCCTGCTCGCCATGGACACCGCGCCCGGCACCCGTCTCGAGCAGTTGTCGATCATGACCGCCGACGAACGCGCGCGCCTGCTTGACTGGGGAACCCATCGGGCCGGCTACAGCCTCGAAGACAGTTGGGAGCAACGGGTGGCCGCCCAAGTCGCCGCCCACCCTCAACGATGGGTCGCACGGTGTGCCGAGCAGTCCCTGACGTATGCCCAACTCTGGCAACGCTCGGACGTCATGGCCCGTGGTCTCCAGGCATTGGGCGCGCAACCCGATCAGCCGATCGCCTTGCTCGTCGACCGGGGCATCGACTGGTTGTGCCTGATGGTCGCGACCTTGCGCGCAGGCTGTGCCTGGCTGGCGCTGGAGCCCTCTCAACCCCCGGCGCGCTGGCAACAGGTGCTGGCGCGGCTCGAACAGCCGATGGTGATCTGCGCGCCCGAGTACGCAGAGCGCCTGGCTTCGGTCTATCAGGGCAAGCACGCCTTGCCGCACGATCTGGTGGAAATGAGTGCGCTCGGACGTCTGCCGCAACAACCGGCACGTCAGGATCAACTGGCCTACGTGCTGTTCACCTCAGGCTCCACCGGTCAGCCCAAAGGCGTGATGGTCACTCGCGCCGGCATGCTCAACAACATGCTGGCCAAGCTGGAACCGCTGGGTCTGAACCAGAACGATGTGATCGCTCAGACCGCACCGGCCTGTTTTGATATTTCTGTCTGGCAAGCCCTCACCGCACCGCTGTTCGGCGCTTGCGTGGAGATCATCGGCGACAGTGTCGTACGCGATCCCCAGGCACTGCTTCAGGTCCTGCGCACGCGCCACGTCAGCCTGTTTGAGCCGGTACCGGCGTTGTTGCAGGCGATGCTGGAAAGCCAGGCCGACCAGCCGGTGTCATTGCCGGAGCTGCGCTGGGTGCTGCCCACCGGTGAAGCCCTGCCGGTGGCAACCACCCAGCAATGGTTCAGTCATTACCCGCACATTCCGTTGATGAACGCCTATGGTCCAGCCGAGTGTTCGGATGACGTGGCCTTCCAGCCATTGCGCAACGCGCCCGATCAAGGCACCAGCGTGGCGATCGGCCGGCCCACCGCCAATGCCGAACTGTACGTTCTGGGCCACGACCTTCAACCGCTGCCCAACGGCGTGGTCGGCGAATTGGCCATCGGCGGCATCGGCGTCAGTCGCGGCTATCTGGCAGACCCGTCGCGCACCGCCGCCAGCTTCATTCCCAACCCGTTCGGCGAGGCAGGCAGTCGTCTTTACCTGAGCGGCGATCTGGCGCGCTGGGGTGACGACGGCGTGTTGCAGTATTTCGGACGTAAGGATTTCCAGCTCAAGCTGCGAGGCTTCCGCATCGAACCGGGAGAAATCGAAGCGCATCTGGAGCGTCATCCCGACATCTTGCGCGCCATGGTCAGCCTGCAACGACTGGACAGCAGCGAGATGCTGGTGGGCCATTGGCAGGGTCGTCACGGGCACGCACTCACTGATGCCGCGCTGGCGCAGTTCGTGCGTGATGGTTTGCCTGCTTACATGGTGCCCTCACTATGGGTGCAGATGGACAGCTGGCCACAGAACGCCAATGGCAAAATCGATCGCAAGGCCCTGCCGGCACCCACCCTGGACAGCGTCGAGGTCGATCCCCCGAGCAGCGCCAACGAACACGTGCTGGCCGAGCTATGGGCGGCGCTGCTGCCGGCCCAGAGACTGGGGCGCAACAGTCATTTCTTTGAAGCCGGTGGGCACTCACTCCTGGCCACCCGCCTGATCGCCCGCATTCGCCAACGCTGCGGCCTGGAGCTGGCGCTGCGCAGTGTTTTCGATGCGCCGCTGCTGTGGCAACAGGCGCAGTGCCTGGACGCTCTGGCGGCACAACCGGTCAACGCCGCCACCAGCGCGCCAGTGTTGCACCCCGTCGAGCGCCAGGTGCACATGCCGCTGTCCCTGAGCCAACATCGTCTGTGGATGATCGATCGCCTGCACGGGCCATCCGCGGCCTACAACATGGCCGCCACCCTCAGCCTGCAAGGTGCGTTGGACATGAGCGTCCTGCGCGCTACTTTCAATGCCCTGCTCGAACGTCATGAGGTCCTGCGCACCGCCTATTCGGACATCGACGGCGAACCGGTGTCGCTGATCGTGCCGCACCTTGAACTGGACGTGCCGCTGCGCGATGTGTCGCACCTCGATGCCGGGCAGCGCCAGGCCGTGGCCGATCAGGAAAGCCTGAACAACCTGCGACGTCCCTTCGATCTGGCACAGGCGCCCTTGATCCGGGCGCGGGTACTCAAGCTCGACGCGCATCAGCACCTGTTGTTCCTGGGCTTGCATCATATGGTCGCTGACGGCTGGTCGGTCGGCGTACTGATCAATGAACTCAGTCATGTGTATACCGCGCTCCATGCCGACAAAGACCCGCAACTGGCTCCCTTGCCGGTGCAATACGCAGACTATGCGCACTGGCAGCGTGAATGCCTGCAAGGTCCAAGCCTCGATCACGAAGTGACTTTCTGGCAGGAACAGCTGCGCGGTGCGCCACCCGTACTCGCGCTACCGACCGATTGGCCGCGCCCGGCCCTGGCCGATGCACGGGGCGCCGCCAAAGCCCTGGAAATACCCGCGCCACTGCTGGCACGCCTCGAGGCACTGGCCCTGGCTGAAGGAGTCACCCTGTACATGGTGCTGCTCAGCACCTTCGAATTGCTGCTGCATCACTTGATTGGCAACGATGAGCTGTTACTGGGCACGGATGTCGCCGGTCGCGACGACGCCAGCCTTGAAGGTTTGATCGGCTTCTTCGTCAACGTCCTGCCGCTGCGCTCGCGTCGAATGAGCAACGAGCGCTTCAGCGATTTCCTGGGCCGTACTCGCGACACCTGTCTGCAGGCCTTTGAGCATCAGGCGTTGCCCTTCGATCGCATTGTCGAAGCCTTGCAAGTACCCCGCGATCGCAGCCGCAACCCCTTGGTGCAAGCCCTGTTCGTCCTGCAGAACACGCCCCAGGCTGACTTTGCCATTCCCGGTCTGCAAGTGCGCCAGCAGCCCCCGGCGGAACGCACCAGCAAGTTCGACATGGCGCTGTTCCTCGAGCGCCAGGGCGATGTCATGCGCGGCGACTGGGTCTACGCCCGCGCACTGTTCAAGGGCGAGCGTATCGAGGCCTTGATCCGTGCCTGGCTGAACCTGCTGCAACAAGTCGTCGAGCAGCCCCACGCTGCCCTCTCTCATTTCACCGTCACATTGCCCTCCGTGGAGTCATCCGCCTTGGCTAATTCGCCCTCGCCATCGAGCAAACTCGACAAGTTAAAAAAGATGCCGGCCCGCGCCACCGCGCCCAAGCCGCTGATCCGCACCGCCGCGCTGCTGCCGGGACGGGAATTTCCCTTGATGATCGAACCCTGTGTGCCGGACCTGGATCCAGTGGGATGGGCACAAAGCTCCCGGGACCTGATCGATACCTTGCTGTGCCAGCACGCCGGCCTGCTGTTTCGCGGCTTTGCCCTGGACGACGCCAAGGCCTTCGAAGCCTTCGCCGAGGCCATCCACCCCGGCCTGTTCGGGGGTTATGGCGACCTGCCGAAGAAGGAAGGCGGACGCAATATCTACCGTTCCACGCCTTATCCCGAGCGGGAGATGATCCTGTTCCACAACGAGAGCTCGCACCTGCCCCGCTCTCCACGCAAACAATGGTTCTTCTGTGAACAACCTTCGCCTGTCGGCGGTGCGACGCCCATCGTTGACTGCCGCGAACTGTACCGTCGCTTGCCGACAGCCCTGGCCGCAAGGTTCGAAAGCAAAGGGTTGCTTTATGTGCGTACGTTCACCGAGCGACTGGATGTCAACTGGCGGGAGTTCTTCAAGACCGAAGATCGCGACGAAGTCGAGGCCCAGTGCCGGGCCAGCGGCACCGAGTTCAGCTGGCTGGCCAATGACGAGCTGCAAACCCGCACCCGTTGCCCGGCGGTGATCCACCACCCGCTGAGTGGCGAGCGCAGCTTCTTCAATCAGATTCAACTGCACCACACCTTTTGCCTGGACCCTCAGGTACGCGAAGACCTGCTGCGAATGGTCGGTCAGGAACGTATGCCACGCCAGGTGTATTTCGGTGATGGCAGCCCCATCGACCCCGAAACCATGGCGCTGATAGGTCGACTCTACGAAGAATGCGCGGTGCGTTTCGACTGGCAACAGGGCGATGTGATCATGCTCGATAACTTGCTGGCCGCTCACGCCCGTGACCCCTTTGAGGGCCCGCGAAAAATTGTCGTCGCCATGGGGGATCTGCATGAGCCGGCTCACCTGGCCAATTACAACAACGCAATGGAACTGCAGGATTGA